TCCTGGCAGGAATGGGCATCGCCAGCCTCGTTGCAGGCATGGCGGTTGTTCCGTTCAACGCTCAGGGCGCGAGTGGTTGAGGCGGCAAGGAGGGTGCCGGGAGCACCCCGAAGAAGGAAGCCGGCACAAGTGGCTGAGGCGGTAAGAGCGGCGCCGGGAGCGCCGAGACCCCCAAAGACAAAGATGGCAAGCAGACCCCGGATGACAAGAAACCTGCAGAGAGCAAGCCTGCAGAAAAACCGGCTCCAAAGCCGGGCGGCAGCGGCTGAGGTTCAAGTGGTTGAGGCGGCTCAACCGGCGCCGGGAGCGCCAAGTAAAAGATCACGATAGTTGTATGACCGGGCGGCAGGGTACACTCATCTCTGTCGCCCGTTGCTTAGACCAACCACCTATTTTTCAGGAGGCCCGCCATTTTCCCCACGACCCGAAAACTGCTGGGACAGGATGCCTGGAATCGTCTGATCGGCAAATCCTTGCATGAGCTTGATCCGGAAACCGTGCCCGCCCAGCTGGAAAAGGTGGCCGGCCTGACCCACCCGGAATGGTTGCCGGATCTGGCCCGGCTGGAGCTGGGCTGTCACCGGGCCATGAATATTCCGCTGCCCCAGCCAGAAGAGCTGCAGACCCTGACCATCAACCCCTCATTGCAACTGCTACCGGTTCCCTGGACACATCTGCTGACCCTGCTGACCTTTGGCAAAAAGCAGGATATGGAACGGGTTGAGCCGGGTGAAGAACTGGTGCTGATCTGGTCTGATCCGACAAACAGGAATCTGCGATTTGAAACGGCCCTGCCGGACCACCTGCTGGCATTGAAGATGGTGACCGAAGGGATAACCCCGGAGGAGGCGGCACAACAGGCAAACCAGCCGATTGCACTGTTCGATGCCGTGCTGTGGGATGCTGTGCGCAAAGGGGTCCTGCTGGCACCGCTGTCGCGTCTGCGCCGTACCCCGGCGATTGCATCACAGGCGGTTGATAATCGTTTCGTTGCAGCCGAGGTGTTCACCCTGCAATGGCATCTGACCCAGAGTTGCGACCTGTCCTGCAAGCATTGTTACGACCGCAGCCAACGGGCAGCCTTCCCGTTTGACCGCGCCGTCACATTGATGCAGGAGCTGCGCGATTTCTGCTGGAGCCGCTTTGTACGACCCCAGGTTTCATTCAGCGGCGGCAATCCACTCCTGCATCCGGATTTCTACCGGATCTATCAGGCGGCAGCTGACCACGGCCTGATGACCGCCATCCTCGGGAACGCCACCGAACGCAGCAACATTGAACGGCTAATGGCGATCCAGCGTCCGGTCTACTATCAGGTCAGTCTTGAAGGGCTGGAAGAACATAACGACAGCATCCGGGGAGAAGGCAACTTCAAACGGACGATTGCATTTCTTGAAATGTTGACTGAGCTGGGGGTGCCCAACATGGTGATGCTGACCCTGACCAGGAACAATCTTGATCAGGTGATCCCGTTGGCTGCAGTTCTGGAGGGTATTACCGGCGGATTGACCTTCAACCGCCTGGCCCTGTTCGGTGAGGGGGCGCGGCTGGCGCTGCCCACCCGTGAGGAATACAAGGCATTTCTTGAGCAGTATGTGGCAGCCATGCCGACCCACCCGGTGCTGGCACTGAAAGACAGTCTGCTCAACGTAATCTACGATGACCGGGGCGAACCGTTGTTCGGCGGCTGCGCCGGATTCGGCTGCGGTGCCGCTTTCAACTTCATTGCCATCCTCTCCGATGGTGAGGTGCATGCCTGCCGAAAATTTCCTTCTCCCATCGGCAACATCCTGAAGCAGAGCCTTGAGGAGGTCTACAACGCTGAAACGGCAGCACGTTATCGGGATGGTTCAACCGCCTGTCACGGCTGCAAACTGAAACCGGTCTGCGGTGGCTGCCTGGCGGTAACCGCCAGTTTTGGCCATGATCCCCTGACCAGCAAAGACCCTTACTGCTTCAGGACAAAGTGATCCACCACCCAGGCTGCAAAGGGGAAGCTGCAGGTAAAGGCCGGCGACACGGCATTCAGCACATGGATGCTGTGCCGGTCTCCTTCCACCACAAAATCCTGCACCAGCTCTTTGGTAGCGGTATTCAGTAGCTGGGCGCGGATACCCGGCTTGCTCCACTGGTTGAAACCGGCGGTATTGATCTGCTTCACCATTTTCGTGGCCAGACCGGTAAAATAGCTACGGTCGTACTTCTTTAACTCAGACAGCGCCAGAGAACGAAAGCCGAAGT
Above is a window of Trichlorobacter lovleyi SZ DNA encoding:
- the sbtM gene encoding thio(seleno)oxazole modification radical SAM maturase SbtM; protein product: MGQDAWNRLIGKSLHELDPETVPAQLEKVAGLTHPEWLPDLARLELGCHRAMNIPLPQPEELQTLTINPSLQLLPVPWTHLLTLLTFGKKQDMERVEPGEELVLIWSDPTNRNLRFETALPDHLLALKMVTEGITPEEAAQQANQPIALFDAVLWDAVRKGVLLAPLSRLRRTPAIASQAVDNRFVAAEVFTLQWHLTQSCDLSCKHCYDRSQRAAFPFDRAVTLMQELRDFCWSRFVRPQVSFSGGNPLLHPDFYRIYQAAADHGLMTAILGNATERSNIERLMAIQRPVYYQVSLEGLEEHNDSIRGEGNFKRTIAFLEMLTELGVPNMVMLTLTRNNLDQVIPLAAVLEGITGGLTFNRLALFGEGARLALPTREEYKAFLEQYVAAMPTHPVLALKDSLLNVIYDDRGEPLFGGCAGFGCGAAFNFIAILSDGEVHACRKFPSPIGNILKQSLEEVYNAETAARYRDGSTACHGCKLKPVCGGCLAVTASFGHDPLTSKDPYCFRTK
- a CDS encoding selenobacteriocin, with protein sequence MEKDRLKSILAGMGIASLVAGMAVVPFNAQGASGUGGKEGAGSTPKKEAGTSGUGGKSGAGSAETPKDKDGKQTPDDKKPAESKPAEKPAPKPGGSG